tcatgagctgctgcTATCCCTGCCAAGACCACGCTCCAGCTAATGATTgactctgcccatgtgcatacagAGACCTGTCGATCAGCGGCTGCAGGTTGGCCTGACCGGGGTAGGATAGCATGAGTATCCAGCACTGCTTCCCTTATGATTGCTACTTGcaaaaaaagatggtgacagattcccttcaaaCTATTCCTACATCGCAACTTGAAACATGGTGTAGTACGCGCCGCGTCCACTAGATggagacttttttttccccccttctgtGCTTTGTAACGTTCATATATACCATTATGATGTAGCAGGAAAAGCGCCTACTACATCCACAAGACACGGGGCAGCTAGTTTAGGAAAACCGCAAAAGGGCTGTACGGTAGAATTGTGGGGGAGAGCCGCAGATTTTCATACGCAGCTCTTTTGTGCAAAATTACGTGCCAGGTTCCTTTTTGTATTGAGCTCGCCTCTTTTTTAGTAGTGTACTTCATGGGAGGGGATGTGGGATACCATAGTGTAGTAGGTTTACTATCATTTATGGCAGGAGCTGGCATAAACTGTTGCGCAGATTTGCATTTCTGGTGCAAAAACAGACCAAAGACACGTAAAACTTAAGAGGCGTGCGTCtcataataaatttggcacatcttgcCCCGGTGCACTGTTACCAAACACTGGGATAAGgtcgccagtagagatgagcgagcatactcgataaggcaaaccactcgagcgagtagtgccttattcgactacctgcccgcttgtctctaaagattcggctgctggcagggggtggggagctgcgggggagagctgggaggaacggaggggagatctctctctccctctctcccccccgctcaccaccgcaactcacctgtcaccggcgccggcagccgaatctttagagacgagcgggcaggtactcgaataaggcactactcgctcgagtagtttgccttatcgagtatgctcgctcctctctagtctCTAGTCACCAGTCTTCCATAAACGTTTCCCAAAGTACCCTAAACACACAATGCTCAGTAGCAGCCTGTGAATGGGAGCTTCAAATCCCATTTATTGCAATGTTACATCTGATTGACATTCACACAAGTGCTATAAAGCGGGTTGCAGATCCCATTAAGAGAAACTAGTTCATAGTAGGATCTCCCACCGCTCTGCTCCTAGATGAAACATTTGGGCCAGTTACATTGTACATGTGTATAGACCTCATCCTGCTGAAAAGGACATGTGGGAGGAGCATTGTGAGATGTAGTCTGTtacttccagccaatcagcattatTCAGAGTGTTTAGCAATGCAGATTGGCTTTGAGCAACTAACAGATGCCCACACAATGCTCTTTTCAAAGGTCCTTTTCAGTTGAATGCCAGGCATagtatacactatacagcagAGTTTGGGGAGGAAGTTGTAAGCTCTGAAAAGGGGGGATGCCAGGCTTTTTGAACTGATttcctatcctctggataggtcattagtagttgatggacaggggtctacCGCTAGGCattcctgtccatcagctgatcatcggggGTGCTGTCAATGCAGTTAGCCGGACGTTATCAGCGAAGGATGTGGGAGCGCCAGACTTCTTACACTTCCTTCTTCTCTAATGGTCACAATGTCAGGTCCTGTTCTGTCTATAAGAGAAGCAGAAAGTTTGGAAGTGTGGCGctgccccattgactataactggAGTGAAGCTGGTGCTCCCCCATTGACTTTACTTCCTGCACTGACCGCTGATGACCCACTGCAGGGACATcaggccagatgatcagctaaTGGATGGGGGTCCCAAGCAACGGAACTCTGTATCAGTTCAAgaagcccagaaaacccctttaatcaatttaACCTTAGTTATGTCCTCGTTTGCAGGAACTCCGGTGCTGCTCTTATTGATCATGCAACAGGGGCTGTTGGATTATGTGCAGATTTACGGTCAATGTTGCAATAAGGCGTCCATTGGACTGactgtgtatatataaaacaaaCGAACAAGTGCTAGAAGACACAAGGTGTTTTTATTGGACATGATCGACTGCTCAGAGCCTCGTGCAGACAGTTTTCACTTGATTATCAGGAGGGAAGGCCTTACCGGCATGTTGACCCACAGTAAACCCATATTTATTGTTGGCGTTCTTCTCTAGCACTTCCTTTTTCAGTACAAACCCTCCAGCAAAGGATAAGTCGAAATTGTCATTCGTTGCAAAGCAGATGGGTTTTTCTCCCCAGATCTTGTCCAGGCGAGCCTGCCATGCCTCCAGTATGAGGGAGCGTTTCTCGGGAGGAgtgtgtgcaatgctgtaattgatcTGAGGCTCCAGTACTTGGAAGCCACAAAAGTGTAAGATTCCTCTCTGTGGGAAAGAACACAAAAGTTAGAGGTTGTAGGAAATAACTGGTTTTCCCCCCCCAGACGCAGCGCTGTTCTTTTCTATAGGCTGGCACGGGGATCCTTTCAGGTAGCCGAATACAGTGGCCTGTTAGGTCATGCCAGAGACAGTCTATAGGCTTGTAGAACATATGGCAGTGCTTAAGTATTGCCAAATACACACTTGGTCAAAAAGAAATcccagcccctagaagaagttgtcgttttgctgaaaAAGCATGTAGTTCcatcagatatgtaaatgatgagagttgtagtgattagaggaatggtcttgccatctgaggccctaaaagtggttccccccttggcctataagaggctctcggaggctccttgtgtgtagtgacctcttcttccgctggtgtggagcttgttgaccactagacatgcaagaagctggatggtcatatcgccTAACTGCCCGCcccctgggccgttctgaccagattgttagggggtgttgggaccagtggatgtgcgagggcacacaaggtgaccgggctcaggacccccctacagaccaccagtagagaggagtgtctgattgtccgacaagcaccagtagctccaactgtttcattgttcaccatccagagacagggggcaccatggttacacccctgtgtctgtcagaaccattaccaggtgcttggctgaaggacatttggtctcacagtgcccattaagtGTACAGCCTGACCACCATTTGCAGCAATTTCACAAACACCAAAATTGAACTGCTACAGAGTGaaaccaggtttagtttgggcgctgacggcCGTGTTCATGCCTGGAATCCCAGGTGCAagggcctcaatcctgcctttgctgtggagtggcacactgccccctgctggtgtggtagtcTGAGgaacatcacatatgacagtcggtcccccccctagtagtggttcaagggacaatgacagctcagcgatatattcaggacatggaagccaccatgagagaaacacatgtgggTGCACTaacaggataatgctcagtcGCACACACaatggggtcacaggagcccccacaacactgACACACTGCCATATCTGCCCGGTCatcagatttatcatcaatagaacatgGATGGGACACCAGCTTCGACAGCCTTTTGAGTCTGCACGATCTCATAGCTTGGTTAAAGCAAATTTGGAGCAATATTCCGCAGGATACAAATTCTGTATGCCTCcacgcctgcccgtatcacatcttgtatctaagctagaggtggtacaacagggaactagagcctccatacctgcccgcatcacatcttgtatccaagctagaggcagcacaacagggtactagagcctccatgcccgcccgtatcacatcttgtatccaagctagaggtggtacaacagagtactagagcctccacgcctgcccgtatcacatcttgtatccaagctagaggcggtacatcagggcactagagcctccatgcctgcctgtatcacatcttgtatccaagctagaggcggtacaacacggtactagagcctccatgcctgcccgtatcacatcttgtatccaagctagaggcggtacatcagggcactagagcctccatgcctgcctgtatcacatcttgtatccaagctagaggcggtacatcagggtactagagcctccattcaagaGGTCAGTTTCCCCATAATAAacgatgcttttgctctgatattgcaatcactaCCTATAACAATCTTATAATCACAGaggtttcattccattccaacaacttctaggggagggatttttattGACAATATCAATGCTGACGAAGTTCCAGTCCCAgaatataagaaaaaaacatgtaataaactttgttaattaaattaaaatttagaaaaaaaatgtttcataagggctcagtcacatgattcatgtaggtgcatgaaaaaaaaaatgcatctaaaataaaaaactttgcgtgaccaaagcggcagacgcgGTTTAAAATTTGCACTTGTGCGGTCACACAAtggcaaaatttgcacataaagtgcggtCCCATCactattccttggatgtgaaacccctggacgcTGTCAcaaccaggggtttcaccttattgtcaatggggttggcggcagcggtgcggccccattgaaaacatacagagatgatcgcgatcctctgctacagctgtcagaggattgcttcatccccacagggagtcccctcatcactgaacactgacggtgctgtcacagtgttcagggatgatgggactccctgtggggatgaagaaatcctctgacacagctgtggcagaggatcgcgatcatctctgtatgttttcaatagggccgcactGTATGTTTGAATATTAGGTGTGTTTGCAAATTGCGGTTTAATTTTTTGCagatgctaattttttttatcgtaagtaaaaaacagacatgtgaccgctttcattggaaagcattggttccaaTAGATGCAAATCGCAAATGCAACtaacgtgagaaaaaaaaaaaaacaaaacgctcgtctgactgagccctaaggctggattcagacgaccgtatatcggctcggtttccaCGCtgtgctgcgggggggggggggggggaatggaagagccaggagcaggaactgagctcccgcccccgggTCGGGGCTAAATtacgtgaattagccccgccccgtcctgcctctcctaattgaaaatagtgcagggggctggagtggaggcagagagcgggcgggagctcagttcctgctcctggctcttccagcctcccccccccccctgcagacaaggacaccgtatatcggctcggcgtgaaaaccgagccgatatatggtcgtctgaatccagccttctcCTTTTGCCCATTATCTTAATTAAAAGATTAAAACAAAACATTATTTCACCATTGCtttttgcaatttattttttcaGCATTCACAGTCTGGTATAAATATGTTACTTTGCTCTAGGAGTCCTTATGACAACACCTAATTTATGGcggttttattatattttaccacttttgcacaatataaaccctttttttttttttttttttttacaaaaatactttttgCGCGGCTCCACATTTCTGGattagaacatttttatttttcagtcaacagaTCCGTATCAGGCCTGTTTTTGTCTAAcgacttgcagtttttattggtaccattttgagttcTATAtggttttttaaattattttttatttctgttttcaggAAGTAATATAAAAATCAGAAAACGGCTATTTGGGCATTTTCTTTAGTTTTTATTTACGGCATTTACCTTGTGGGATAaagaatgtaatattttatagtacggaTTATGAGGGatgtggtgattagagatgagcgaacgtactcggataagcactactcgtctgagtaatgtgctttatccgagtacctccccgctcgtgctgaaagattcgggacgcgctgcggagcggggagctgcaggggagagcggggaggaacggaggggagatctttctctccttctctcccgcccgctctgccccgctccccgccgcaactcacctgtcagcagcggagcaccccgaatctttcagcacgagcggggaggtactcggataaagcacattactcagacgagtagtgcttatccgagtacgttcgctcatctctagtggtgatgtAAAATtatgtgtagggttttttttgtttttttttggtatttaaagccttgtggaAGAGGTAAAAGTTTAAGTTTTTCTCTGTGAAAACATTCAGATGACATGGTCAACAATGACTATAGCATTGTTGACCATGTCATCTATGGTGTTAAAAATTTTAGGAGGGGATTAGATAAGCAAGTTCTTATCATTTCACTGGGGAAACCCCCATATGTGATCATctgagagcaaatatgctctctgattgataacAAACAAAAATTCATGTTGTCCCCCTCCTGGGACAGGGAGATATACAGGGTAGTCGCAGATTGCTGTGCTGGTCTCCCCTACTTTTCTCTGCTCTGTACACTGACAAatggacagtagagatgagcgagtatactcgctaaggcacattactcgagcgagtagtgccttaaccgagtatctccccgctcgtctctaaagattcaggggccggcggagagcggcggggaggaacggaggtgagatctctctcttcctctctcccccccccccccccccccgctcctccctgctcactgccgcaactcacctgtcacccgcgccggcctctGAATCTTTAAAgatgagcgaggagatactcggctaaggcactactcgctcgagtaatgtgccttagcaagtatactcgctcatctctaacggacAGCTATAAATTCAGTATATTCGACTAAATGtcaaacggctgtagctccagttctgtaAGGGCTATGGGcgtgcttttggtgtcattttaaagtcaaGAATCTTAGTTGGTTTATAGCCCTGACAGAACCAAAGTTGCAGCTGTTTAAATCAGAACAAActctgttcatccaaaactgtaatctCCTTTTCCCGTCAGACGGAGCAGCGCTCGTCCCAATCTGTAGGAGACTTAAACCCACACGATGAACAGTattaaaaaaagtagtaaaacataacaaaacttTATAACTTTGGCGTCGCTCTAATCGTGCCGATCCGTAGAATAAGGTTACCATATTTATACGGCATGGTtagggctgtaaaaacaaaaaagatgcagcatttgtttttttccttttctcacCCCGCCCTCCTGAAAAAATAAGTTCttcaaatacattatatgtaccaaaaaatgatactgttaaaaaatacaacttattccacacaaaaaacaatcccttaaAGGATCATGTAAATGGAAGCATAAATCCTCCCATTATGTATTCTAATAGTATTACTGATAAGACTGAGCCGCATTACCTGTACGGGCCACAGGAGGACGTTGATATCACCATTGATCCCGATGGGGGTGTACATGGACTCTATCCCCCCGGTGGTGAAGGACAGAACTGCTTTTTTATTCTGTGGGAAGAAGGAAGATTTTAGAATTCTCTTATCTTATGGATTCGCCTTCCGAaacccagtaaaaaaaaaaaaaaaaaaagaaaaaaggaggacAAATTTAGGCCTGTATCATACGGACGTAATCGCTGCTGTGCCCTTAAATACCCAATGCACATATTCCTTAAAGGAAATTTATCTACAGACTTTCTAACTTTATAAGATCCCTTTAATAAGGAAACAAACATGGCTGCTATCTTTCATAAATAGCGCCaatcatgtccatgggcggtaTTGTAGCCTACCCCTATGAAGTTAATGGGGCATGTAGTAATGCTATATGCAAATTATGAAGCCCCCCCTCCAGCCGAAATGCCCACACAAGTGCCAAACTGGGAGGTGCCTGGATGTATCTatagcgcccgctgatgtgataCCCACGACCAAAAATTAGGACTATACAATAGACGTCGCAGCATCAGTTGGCAGTACGGCTGCAGTAACATTGGTGGTTTGTGAACATCGGGACCACATATACCACTGCGACAAACTTTGTCAGATAACAAGCTTCACGTGCTATAAAGACGCACATTTGCCACCAACTTCCCCCAACTCTGCCTCGCCATACAGGCGCAGTGAAGGCGGCCATGTTTCTCAGACAGATTTACCTAAAAAACAGCCTAAGGGCTCAAACtggtgtttttatgtgcgcatgttaccTGCGGTTGTGATCCGAATAtgtatagaaccaatgcttttcaatggcagcagtcacatgcccaatatttacctgcgcactaaaatgcgcagcggtaaatatagggcagcagattttaaaacgcaggtaactgcggcatccgtcttttttagatgtgaaatccctggatgctgtcacatccagaggtttcaccttgtgctcaatggggccggctgcattgaaaacatacggtgaagatcgcgatcctctggctcAGCAGggacagaggagcgcaatgttctcccattgaaagcaatgggctgccggcaagacctgcagtgattttcggggaagggctttaaatataaaagaccttccctgaaaatcatcctaaaatgtgtaaaaaaacatatcacacacacacacacacaataataaataaaaaattaaatataaaagaccttccctgaaaatcatcctaaaatgtgtaaaaaaacataACACAcacaataataaataaaaaattaaatataaaagaccttccctgaaaatcatcctaaaatgtgtaaaaaaacataacacacacacccacacacacccacccccacacacccccacacccccccacacacacacacccccacacccccacacacacacccccccacacccccacacacacacccccccacacccccacacacacacccccccacacccccacacacacacccccccacacccacacacacacacacacacacacacacacacacacacacacacacacacacacacacacacacacacacacacacacacacacacacacacacacacacacacacctctatgcagctgccggggctcaagcacgtctagccgggtcttctcctgaattgctatgaagagctttcagcaagcggggatttaaaagggctgcctctgattggtcacatagctcagccaatcaaaggcaactcttttaaatccccgcttgctgaaagctcttcatagcaattcaggagaagacccggctagacgtgcttgagccccggcagctgcatagaggagagtatatatattttttactttttttagggatgattttgtggcgccggcttcattgaattcaatgggactccccgcgtaGATGAAGAAATCCACTGCcacattgaccaaaggtgaaacccctgtatGCCATTGGggccagcagtggcagaggatttcttcatctccgcggggagttccatt
The Eleutherodactylus coqui strain aEleCoq1 chromosome 11, aEleCoq1.hap1, whole genome shotgun sequence genome window above contains:
- the NQO1 gene encoding NAD(P)H dehydrogenase [quinone] 1, whose protein sequence is MSGKRALVVLAHQERTSFNYAMKDAAVEALKKNGWEVTVSDLYAMKFNPLVSRDDITGKPKDPENFKYGPESMTAWKEGHLSKDIVAEQKKLEAADLVIFQFPVFWFGLPAMLKGWFDRVLTQGFAYNMSSMFDTGPFKNKKAVLSFTTGGIESMYTPIGINGDINVLLWPVQRGILHFCGFQVLEPQINYSIAHTPPEKRSLILEAWQARLDKIWGEKPICFATNDNFDLSFAGGFVLKKEVLEKNANNKYGFTVGQHAGKAFPPDNQVKTVCTRL